TGGCCGTCGGCCGTTCCAGCGAACTGGGCGGCGCCCGCTTCGAAGTGCGCCTGCCGCCGGGGCCGTGATCCACGCCGCCGGGCCATGCCCGGCGGACCCGCGAATCACCCCACCATCTTCGGTGGCTCGCCATACAACCGCCGCAGCTGCTCCGCCACCTCCGGCAACGCCTGCCGCAGCAGGTCCGGCGCCGAGAAGTGGTACTCGCTGGCCACCGCGAAGAATTCTTCCGGCGCGTCGGCCGCATACGGGTCGATCAGCGTTTCTTCGCCCGCGTCCACCTGCACGCAGAACGCATCGTAGGCGCGCTGGAAAATACCCGCCCATTCGCGCTGCCAGTCGCGCGGCAGCGGCGGCGTGCCATCCATTGCACCATCCAGCGCATCCAGCTTGTGCACCATCTCGTGCACCGCCACGCAGTAGCCCTCGTGCGGCGCGGCCAGTTCGGCCTGCACATCGGCCCAGGACAGGATCAACGGACCGCTGTCCCACGACTCGCCGATCAGCTCGTCGTCCCATTCGTGCAGCACGCCGGCCGCATCCATATGGCTGCGGTGCACGCGGAACGCATCGGGGTAGACCACCAGCTGCGACCAGCCTTCCAGCCCCACCTCGCCGAATTCCAGCAGCGGCAGGCAGCACAGCGCGGCCAGCAGCACGCCATCGCCGGTATGCAGCTGCAGATCGCCGATCGGGGTAATGGTCTTCTCGTTCAGGAAGCGCATGGCCAGCACGCGCAGGCGTGCGCGGCGTTCCTCGTCCAGGCCGTGCAGCAAGGCCGCGCGGCGGCAGGCCTCATCCCACAGTGCATCGTCGATCGGCCGCGGCGCAGGCCGCAGCCACTGCAGCAACGACTTGATCAGCGGAACATTCCCGGCAGGTAGCTGTGCCACTTCGGTGCGCGGATGCGTTGCAGCACGTCGTCATCGCTGCCACCGCCGCCAGTGCTGGTGTTGGCCGCCGGGCGGACCGGTGCTGGCTTGGTGGTGGGGGCCGAAGCGGTGGCGGT
This genomic interval from Stenotrophomonas sp. 57 contains the following:
- a CDS encoding M90 family metallopeptidase, with the protein product MAQLPAGNVPLIKSLLQWLRPAPRPIDDALWDEACRRAALLHGLDEERRARLRVLAMRFLNEKTITPIGDLQLHTGDGVLLAALCCLPLLEFGEVGLEGWSQLVVYPDAFRVHRSHMDAAGVLHEWDDELIGESWDSGPLILSWADVQAELAAPHEGYCVAVHEMVHKLDALDGAMDGTPPLPRDWQREWAGIFQRAYDAFCVQVDAGEETLIDPYAADAPEEFFAVASEYHFSAPDLLRQALPEVAEQLRRLYGEPPKMVG